From Desulfobacterales bacterium, one genomic window encodes:
- the bioA gene encoding adenosylmethionine--8-amino-7-oxononanoate transaminase, producing MSLSSLWMPFTQMKDMANPPKVVSAKGVIIELDNGKKLIDCISSWWVTLHGHGQPEIAEAIYNQAKKLEHVIFAGFTHDPAEKLADRITSTLPGKLNKLFYSDDGSTSVEVALKMAFQYWKNKNIEKRTRFLSFEGSYHGDTIGAMSVGSRSIFNEIFRDLLFKVDFIPYPSIYLDDPNIKEKEEKALEVLMNYLSQRGDEYAALIIEPLVQGAGGMRMCSSNFLQSLEKIIRQHDILIIYDEIMTGFGRTGDIFACIKAGTFPDIICLSKGITGGFMPLAATICTDKVFEAFLSDDPKKTFYHGHSYTANPIGCAAAIASLELLEKNYNQFKNMENIHLKNLDNFKNNKRVNNLRVCGTIAAMDVNCVGKTEYLNKVGPYLKKKFIEEGFLIRPLGNVIYLIPPYCITENELNSIYSCIQKTISFI from the coding sequence ATGTCTTTATCATCTCTATGGATGCCTTTTACACAAATGAAGGATATGGCTAATCCTCCTAAGGTTGTTTCTGCTAAAGGAGTTATAATCGAATTAGATAATGGGAAAAAACTTATTGATTGCATATCCAGTTGGTGGGTAACACTACATGGTCATGGACAGCCTGAAATTGCAGAAGCTATTTATAATCAAGCTAAAAAATTAGAACATGTTATATTTGCAGGATTCACTCATGACCCTGCTGAAAAACTTGCAGATAGAATAACATCGACTCTTCCAGGGAAACTAAATAAATTATTTTATTCTGATGATGGATCAACTTCAGTTGAAGTAGCTTTAAAAATGGCGTTTCAATATTGGAAAAACAAAAATATTGAGAAACGAACCAGATTTCTTTCCTTTGAAGGTAGCTACCATGGAGATACAATAGGAGCAATGTCCGTTGGTTCACGTTCTATTTTCAATGAAATATTTAGAGATTTGCTCTTTAAAGTTGATTTTATCCCCTACCCTTCAATTTATTTAGATGACCCAAATATAAAAGAAAAAGAAGAAAAAGCTCTTGAGGTTCTCATGAATTATTTAAGCCAAAGAGGAGATGAATATGCCGCTTTAATTATTGAACCTTTAGTCCAAGGAGCTGGTGGAATGAGAATGTGCAGTTCTAACTTCTTGCAATCCCTTGAAAAAATTATCCGACAACATGATATTCTTATAATATATGATGAAATAATGACTGGTTTTGGGAGAACTGGAGATATTTTCGCTTGTATTAAGGCTGGTACATTTCCAGATATAATTTGTCTTTCAAAAGGAATAACTGGTGGATTTATGCCTTTAGCAGCTACTATATGTACCGATAAAGTATTTGAAGCATTTTTAAGTGATGACCCTAAAAAGACTTTTTATCACGGCCATTCATATACTGCTAATCCTATTGGGTGCGCTGCAGCTATAGCTTCATTGGAATTATTAGAAAAAAACTATAATCAATTTAAAAATATGGAAAATATTCATTTAAAAAACCTTGATAATTTTAAAAATAATAAAAGAGTTAATAACTTAAGGGTATGTGGAACAATTGCCGCTATGGATGTTAACTGCGTTGGAAAAACTGAGTATTTAAATAAAGTTGGTCCCTATCTTAAAAAGAAATTCATTGAAGAGGGTTTTTTAATTCGTCCACTTGGGAATGTAATTTATCTTATTCCACCTTATTGCATAACTGAAAATGAACTTAATAGTATATATTCATGTATACAAAAAACAATTAGTTTTATTTAG
- the bioD gene encoding dethiobiotin synthase gives MNIDKFPPCFFISGTDTSVGKTFISATLMLGLKTACYWKPIQSGYEDGTDTEWIKQVTGFSDIFFYKEAYCLKTPISPHASAEIDGIKIELEKIKLPELSNASHLIVEGAGGIMVPINWDFTIKDLIKKLNIPVLLVSRTSLGTINHTLLSIEILKKNNIEIIGVILNGKKNDVSKKAIAHFGKVKIIAEIEPIEQISKDNLTKLYKKIFNL, from the coding sequence ATGAACATTGACAAATTTCCTCCATGTTTTTTTATTTCAGGAACAGATACAAGTGTTGGTAAAACTTTTATATCGGCAACACTAATGTTAGGACTAAAAACTGCCTGCTATTGGAAACCTATTCAAAGTGGATACGAAGACGGAACGGATACCGAATGGATAAAACAAGTAACTGGTTTTTCAGATATATTTTTTTATAAAGAAGCATACTGTCTAAAAACTCCAATATCGCCCCATGCATCGGCTGAAATTGATGGGATTAAAATAGAACTTGAAAAAATTAAATTACCAGAATTATCTAATGCTTCTCATTTAATTGTTGAAGGAGCTGGTGGCATTATGGTTCCGATTAATTGGGATTTTACAATAAAAGATTTAATAAAAAAGCTAAATATTCCAGTTTTGCTCGTCTCTCGAACATCTTTAGGAACCATTAATCATACATTACTGTCAATTGAAATTTTAAAAAAAAATAATATTGAAATCATAGGGGTTATATTAAATGGAAAAAAAAACGATGTAAGCAAAAAAGCAATAGCTCATTTTGGTAAAGTAAAAATAATTGCCGAGATCGAGCCTATAGAACAAATAAGTAAAGATAACTTGACTAAGCTATATAAAAAAATTTTTAATCTATAA
- a CDS encoding type II/IV secretion system protein: MSDSEYKIFDKKKTQDPSDNKVFLKEKKNEPTKNTLSEKTKKALTEEEKSLINKEIKEAEFYVHHGLNNEALELYEKILKDYNDISTELIDDIKVKIGQLKTKIKDLDDDSQELTAEDVSWLKEGWTGEESASEIFDSALAFKELGLFKEAVDEFTKIINSDYPSIKVIPELAKCLFEVHPPALVINKIEEIIKGKELSDKDMADIKYTLGLEMEKRNYKDLASEIYVSVKEIDPAYDQIESKIESTQPNRNYDSRYAYLLKNNKVSVEQLQKALAQSKKVSQSVEFCLMQMFKVQKEDILQSLSLFYKCSYRIFLPDIPVPFELIKNLKKPFLLQNNWVPLSWEISEGSVEVVIDDPGDLIKTDNIYSLMKVKKIKFSVGIKEDIESIISHFFQADSTPAKVEVEEADDDVADIEFDEEKEIDEVGQEENEASGKVVRFVDQVLVSAYRKNVSDIHFEPSVLTKKMLIRFRIDGVCQEFKKVPLSLARGLLSRIKIMSGLDIAEKRMPQDGKIKFKRKGIPPFELRVATLPTSGGYEDSVLRILAAAGAMPLDDMGLSERNANVLKKIISSPYGLILVVGPTGSGKTTSLHAALGHINKPGVKIWTAEDPVEITQEGLRQVQAQPKIGLDFARIMRAFLRADPDVIMIGEMRDHETAAIGIEASLTGHLVFSTLHTNSAPETITRLLDMKLNPLNFSDAFLGVLAQRLARRLCKGCKESYLPTQEEFDDLVYHYGEEHFERTGVTFPMSEEKPIYRAKKGGCDICSNTGYKGRLGVHELLEGTTDVKRLIKRAAPTEEIFKQGIIEGMATLKQDGIHKLFNGMTDFVEIKRVCM, from the coding sequence ATGAGCGATAGCGAGTACAAAATTTTTGATAAGAAAAAAACACAGGATCCATCAGATAACAAAGTTTTTCTTAAAGAAAAAAAAAATGAACCGACAAAGAATACACTATCTGAAAAAACAAAAAAAGCTCTTACTGAAGAAGAAAAGAGCTTAATCAATAAAGAAATCAAAGAAGCAGAATTTTATGTACATCATGGTCTAAATAATGAAGCTTTAGAATTATATGAAAAAATTCTTAAAGATTACAATGATATATCTACAGAACTTATAGATGATATTAAGGTTAAAATCGGTCAGTTAAAAACTAAAATTAAAGATCTTGATGATGATTCTCAAGAACTTACTGCCGAAGATGTATCATGGCTAAAAGAAGGATGGACCGGTGAAGAAAGTGCATCTGAAATTTTTGATAGTGCATTAGCTTTTAAAGAATTAGGTCTTTTTAAAGAAGCAGTAGATGAATTTACTAAAATTATCAATTCAGATTATCCTAGTATTAAAGTAATTCCAGAATTGGCAAAATGTCTTTTTGAAGTCCATCCTCCCGCTCTCGTGATTAACAAAATTGAAGAGATTATTAAAGGCAAAGAGCTAAGCGACAAAGATATGGCCGATATAAAATATACACTCGGCCTTGAAATGGAGAAAAGAAATTATAAGGACCTTGCTTCGGAAATATATGTCTCAGTAAAAGAGATAGACCCTGCCTATGATCAAATAGAAAGCAAGATAGAATCTACACAGCCAAATAGAAACTATGATTCAAGGTATGCATATTTATTAAAAAATAATAAAGTTAGCGTGGAACAGCTTCAAAAAGCATTAGCTCAATCAAAGAAAGTAAGCCAAAGCGTTGAATTTTGTTTAATGCAGATGTTTAAAGTTCAAAAAGAAGACATATTACAATCCCTTTCTCTTTTTTATAAGTGTTCCTACAGAATATTTCTTCCAGATATACCTGTTCCTTTTGAATTAATTAAAAATTTAAAAAAACCTTTCTTACTTCAAAATAATTGGGTGCCTTTATCTTGGGAAATATCTGAAGGAAGCGTAGAAGTTGTTATTGATGATCCAGGAGATTTAATTAAAACAGACAATATATATAGTCTGATGAAGGTTAAAAAAATAAAGTTTTCTGTAGGTATCAAAGAAGACATAGAATCCATTATAAGCCATTTTTTCCAGGCTGATTCTACTCCAGCAAAGGTAGAAGTTGAAGAAGCAGATGATGATGTTGCAGACATTGAGTTTGATGAAGAAAAAGAAATAGATGAAGTTGGTCAAGAAGAAAATGAAGCGTCTGGTAAGGTAGTTAGATTTGTAGATCAAGTTCTTGTTTCGGCTTACAGAAAAAATGTATCAGATATTCATTTTGAGCCCTCTGTTTTAACAAAAAAAATGCTTATTAGATTTAGAATTGATGGTGTTTGCCAAGAGTTTAAAAAAGTACCTCTCTCATTAGCGAGAGGTTTATTATCAAGAATTAAAATTATGAGCGGGCTTGATATTGCAGAAAAACGTATGCCTCAAGATGGTAAAATTAAATTTAAAAGAAAGGGAATTCCTCCATTTGAACTTCGTGTAGCTACTTTACCTACATCTGGAGGCTATGAAGATTCTGTTTTAAGAATACTTGCCGCAGCAGGGGCTATGCCTCTTGATGATATGGGACTAAGTGAAAGAAATGCTAATGTTTTGAAAAAAATTATTAGCTCTCCTTATGGGCTTATATTGGTAGTAGGTCCTACAGGTTCAGGAAAAACTACATCTTTGCACGCTGCATTGGGTCATATTAATAAACCAGGTGTGAAAATATGGACAGCGGAGGATCCTGTCGAAATAACGCAAGAAGGTTTAAGGCAGGTTCAAGCTCAACCAAAGATAGGTCTTGATTTTGCTAGAATTATGCGAGCATTTTTACGAGCTGACCCTGATGTTATTATGATAGGAGAAATGAGAGACCATGAAACAGCGGCAATAGGTATAGAAGCTTCTCTAACAGGACATCTCGTTTTTTCGACGCTTCATACAAATAGCGCTCCTGAAACTATAACAAGATTATTGGATATGAAATTAAATCCTCTTAATTTTTCGGATGCTTTTCTTGGAGTTCTTGCTCAAAGACTTGCAAGGCGCTTATGTAAAGGCTGCAAAGAATCTTATTTGCCAACTCAAGAAGAATTTGATGATTTGGTTTATCACTATGGAGAGGAACATTTTGAAAGAACTGGTGTAACGTTTCCAATGTCTGAAGAGAAACCAATATATCGCGCAAAAAAAGGAGGTTGCGATATATGTAGTAATACTGGCTACAAAGGTAGATTAGGTGTTCATGAATTATTAGAAGGGACAACGGATGTAAAACGCTTAATCAAAAGAGCAGCTCCTACTGAGGAGATATTTAAACAAGGAATTATAGAGGGCATGGCAACACTAAAACAAGATGGTATTCATAAACTTTTTAATGGCATGACTGATTTTGTTGAAATAAAAAGGGTTTGTATGTAA
- a CDS encoding response regulator, with protein MIKNVLVVDDDQVWLRIIKKKLNTNFKEIFNVLTAEDGLAAIEILKHNPISLVVTDLQMPRMDGFGLLAYLTEHYPDIAVIIVTAYEKPKTRKVVFNRGAAGYIAKPFDIEELAKLIKEILQKQSEGGSLHNASLEMFIQMIEMEQKTCTIRVIDKKSGKHGALFFVDGELMNARIRNLQSNEAAYEIFSWDHVTLSIENSCPIKKKVVEGDLQAILLEAMRLKDESSAGEDGFNEEGEEGDDIDEEEAERLLRNTEDKLSRQYEDKIDHHDEIIEMHPAEEQHVNEDEDEDKASIDYLWRELNKKMGEKKGLEKIYKDRLWNDFVTNVQKIGDFFECGALKACYVDKNEGNDFILIPDEETTVITANSQSSQKILQLICG; from the coding sequence ATGATAAAAAATGTCCTTGTTGTAGATGATGATCAAGTATGGCTTCGAATAATCAAAAAGAAGCTTAATACAAATTTTAAAGAAATATTTAATGTTTTAACAGCTGAAGATGGTTTAGCTGCTATTGAAATACTAAAGCATAACCCTATTTCTTTAGTTGTAACTGATTTGCAAATGCCAAGGATGGATGGTTTTGGTTTACTAGCTTACTTAACAGAACATTATCCTGATATTGCCGTAATTATTGTAACTGCATATGAAAAGCCAAAAACACGGAAAGTTGTTTTTAATAGAGGCGCAGCTGGATATATTGCTAAACCTTTTGATATTGAAGAATTAGCAAAACTAATCAAGGAAATACTACAAAAACAGTCAGAAGGTGGCAGCCTACATAATGCTTCATTAGAAATGTTCATCCAAATGATAGAGATGGAACAGAAAACTTGTACAATAAGGGTTATCGATAAAAAAAGTGGTAAACATGGCGCGCTTTTCTTTGTAGATGGAGAGTTGATGAATGCTCGCATTCGCAATTTACAAAGTAATGAAGCTGCATATGAGATATTTTCATGGGATCATGTTACTTTATCGATTGAAAATAGCTGTCCTATCAAAAAAAAGGTCGTAGAAGGAGATCTTCAAGCTATTCTTTTAGAGGCTATGAGATTAAAAGATGAATCGTCTGCAGGCGAGGACGGCTTTAATGAAGAAGGAGAAGAAGGCGACGATATTGATGAAGAAGAAGCGGAACGATTACTGAGAAATACCGAAGATAAGCTTTCACGTCAATATGAAGACAAGATCGATCACCATGATGAAATAATTGAAATGCATCCAGCTGAAGAACAGCACGTAAATGAAGATGAAGATGAAGATAAAGCCTCCATAGATTATTTGTGGAGAGAGCTAAATAAAAAAATGGGAGAGAAAAAAGGTTTAGAAAAAATATATAAAGACCGTTTATGGAATGATTTTGTTACGAATGTCCAAAAAATTGGTGATTTCTTTGAATGTGGAGCATTGAAGGCTTGTTATGTTGACAAAAATGAAGGAAACGATTTTATACTCATTCCAGATGAAGAAACAACAGTTATTACTGCTAATTCACAAAGTTCTCAAAAAATTCTTCAACTCATATGCGGATAA
- a CDS encoding zinc-ribbon domain-containing protein → MSINCEECGKLYHIPPDKIEKIRSLGNKFKCKECGHIIILKDTDGEEELSDKGNITEVSLNMEDVSEELNVSQDISKSSETSVERNSGDDQKSEKKKLIELSGLKFKGFGLRGKMLILFLIIPLMLMSGLGFFSQQQMEILTGEINKNSIKVVKSLAEENIAAKVRSVALQCRIFLYSHPEILKEDFNYSPDFKRIVVQNIGETGSTFLGELPDTKNMSWKIWAHMNPMFVGKDFITEASSSLGSYKDKFWQIIEQVVDGKEPKGYYSWQEDNKKITEKFIVCSKIEGTSYVVACTTNVNEFTHSIKIMEDVVKRKTINTRNINLLILVGALVIMGLTISIYAYKLTKNINYLTDAADRISVGELDAEIKVTSKDEIGNLADAISRMQDSLRFSMERLRRRR, encoded by the coding sequence TTAAATGTAAAGAATGTGGCCATATAATAATTCTAAAAGATACTGATGGAGAAGAAGAACTATCGGATAAAGGTAATATAACAGAAGTATCTTTAAATATGGAAGACGTTTCAGAAGAATTAAATGTAAGTCAAGATATATCAAAATCATCGGAAACAAGTGTTGAAAGAAACTCAGGAGATGACCAAAAATCTGAAAAGAAAAAATTAATAGAACTTTCGGGGCTTAAATTTAAGGGTTTTGGCCTTAGAGGCAAAATGTTGATTCTGTTTTTAATAATTCCGTTAATGTTGATGAGTGGGCTAGGTTTTTTTTCCCAACAGCAAATGGAGATTCTTACGGGTGAAATCAATAAAAACAGTATCAAGGTTGTAAAATCATTGGCCGAAGAAAATATAGCAGCAAAAGTAAGGTCGGTAGCATTACAATGTAGAATATTTTTATATAGCCATCCAGAAATTCTTAAAGAAGATTTTAATTATAGTCCTGATTTTAAAAGAATTGTTGTTCAAAATATAGGTGAGACAGGTTCTACTTTTTTAGGAGAACTTCCTGATACTAAAAATATGTCATGGAAGATTTGGGCTCATATGAATCCAATGTTTGTTGGAAAAGATTTCATAACTGAAGCATCAAGTTCATTAGGGAGTTATAAAGATAAATTTTGGCAGATTATTGAGCAGGTAGTGGATGGTAAGGAGCCAAAAGGTTATTATAGCTGGCAAGAAGATAATAAAAAAATAACTGAAAAATTTATAGTATGTTCAAAAATTGAAGGAACTTCTTATGTAGTTGCTTGCACAACTAATGTTAATGAATTTACACATTCTATAAAAATTATGGAAGACGTAGTAAAAAGAAAAACTATTAATACGAGAAATATAAATTTATTAATATTAGTTGGCGCGTTAGTTATTATGGGATTAACCATTTCAATTTATGCGTATAAACTGACAAAAAATATCAACTATTTAACAGATGCTGCGGATCGAATAAGTGTAGGAGAGTTAGATGCAGAAATAAAGGTTACTTCAAAAGATGAAATAGGAAATCTTGCAGATGCAATATCGAGAATGCAAGATAGTTTGCGGTTTTCTATGGAAAGGCTACGAAGACGAAGATAA